From the Chanodichthys erythropterus isolate Z2021 chromosome 9, ASM2448905v1, whole genome shotgun sequence genome, the window ACCTatatttaaaattctgtcaggaccactatggTCAAAGGTGATTAACAGTTAGTATACAGTTTGGATTGGCGGTATGATTCTTTTCATGGCAAAAACTCCAGCCTggcatggataagagcagggagagctGTTTACCCTAAGGGGGTTATAGCTGAACAGAaccatcataaatgtatttaagaACATTGATGATATAGTATCTACATGACgacaatactttaatgtaacAACAGAAATCAAGATAACTGACAGTCGGGATTGTAAGAGGAATATCAGAAGGCCTAACTGTGGACaaaaggaggagctggggatggaggagggtaattagctcctgagCAATGCGAtaaagctgctgataatactgaatgGACCTTATATATAGGGATTCTGTGATAGGCgtcgtattcctataggtagGACGCGGATCACCTGAGAGTCAGCTGATGCAAGCATGACCGACttgacctgccagaactaacTCTACGCTTGATCATAACATCAAGCATCAATTCATATTATATCTCTTCTGTTTCTTTTAGGTGCTTCATCCTGTGTGTCACGTACGCAATCTCTTGTTATGGACAGCAGTTTACCTACCCAGCTCTTCACCCACAACCCCTTCAGATGACTCCTGTGCCCCCTACCCCGCACCTGGTACCAACCCTGAGGACCAGCCCCTGGGAAGGTAATTGGTTAAAGTTAACTGATAGCAAGATGTCTGTTTCAGAAATACTTAACATTACAGAAGTAAAGTGGAATGTAAATCACATCAAGTCAAATTGTCATGATGTTCatgtttataatattttcatGCCTTATAATTGCATTTAGCAGACTTGAGCTGGGTGTAattatagtttacattttgtgtAGATACAAGAAATTAAGCAGTTAAGATTTgctatatagtgtatatatacagtatgtatgcGGATAAAGTTGGAACTATTTATATATCCAACTCTATATAAAGAGCTGGTCGATAATATAGTTGGtttgaagcagttttttttCATTAGAAATTAAATTGTGAGCTAGTTTTAATTTTGTATTGTGCCCACAGGCGTCCTAAAACCCGTTCGTTTGATAACTTGCCTAGCGCTTGTGAAGTTGGAAACCCTCTGACTTCCAATCGACGTTCCAGCGACCCCAGTTTGAATGAGAAATGGCAGGACCATCGCAGGTCTCTGGAGATCAACATTGGGACAGGGGCTGAAGGTGCTGTATCTGCAGATCCAGACGAGAGGGTCAACGGACAAAACGTGGTGGGGATTATGGAACCATTGACCAGTGGGGGAACAGAGAATGGGGAGGGTCTTGGGGATGTCAGATTGCCAATGGTGGAGGGGGTTGACGAGGCGGAGCTGACAGTGGGTGTGGCTATGGGTCAAATGGAGAACATTCTCCAGGAAGCTACAAAAGACGAGTCTGCTCCAGATAGCCGCAGAGATGCAAAGACAGACCGCACTAACAGACAGATTGATGATATTGCACATTCAGAAGAGGGTAGCAGTGCTATTGATGATGCTCAGGAGAGCAAAATTAAAGGCCTTGGAGATGGAAATGTCAATGGACATTGTTCAGAAGATGGTAATTCTGAAGCATCTTCTGCTATCAGCCAGGATACCTCGGGAAACCAAGACTCAGAGGAAGTAGCCCTTGAGAAATGCATGATACAAGAATATAACCCTTCTTGTAGCACGACTGATTTCCCTTCCAATGGCCTCAGGACTCTGAGTAACGGCCATGGAGTCGAGAGACCACCAGGACGAGAAGTCGTTGAGCAGCGTCTTTCTCTTTTGGAGAGCTCCACAGAGACGCTTACGGAGGACTTCGGCGTTCGTCCGGAGAGTCTGGCACCCTTAATTATTCCGCCACCTCTCAAAGCCCTCGCCGAATCGTCGTGCCTCAAACAGGGTCTCCGCGCAGCAGCCGACCCGCAAGGCGCTCCCAGGACTTTAAACAACACCCCTAAACGGCCGTCTCTCAGTGCCTTTCCGCCCTCCACTGACCTCCTCCACTCCGTGTGTAACGGAGACTCCCCCGACCCCGAGCCCTCCACGCCGCGCACAAATGGGGAACGGGCCACACTCAGCCGACAGGTGTCACTCGCCAGCTGTGGTTCGCTGACTCTCCACGCACGGGGCACCTGCTCCCACCATCGCTGCCTGCACTTGGGGTTTCTGGGCCGGCCGAGCTTCAGCCCTCCAGAGCCCCCTTCAGCCCGGAACCATCTCGATGATGACGGGTTGACCCTGCACACGGACGCCGTGCAGCAGAGGCTGCGGCAGATCGAAGCAGGTCACCAGCTGGAGGTGGAAGCTCTGAAAAGGCAGGTACAGGAGCTCTGGAGCCGTCTGGAGAGCCATCAGGCTGCTGGGATGCTGCGACTCAACGGAGACATGGGAGATGAAGTGGTGAGCAGTGCACACTCACGTTTTGTTCTTGTCACATGGTTTGGGTTTGTGTTTTTCAGCCATGTTtgatgatatatattttttccccatCTCTCTGTCAGACCTCAATCGCAGACTCCGACTTCAACCTGGAGCCCAACTGTCTGTCCCGCTGCAGCACTGAACTCTTTTCTGAGGCCAGCTGGGAGCAGGTGGACAAGCAGGACACTGAGGTACACAATTAAACTAGGTTgactgtgtttattttaaaggtagggtaggcaatttcggagaggctagcaatagcaagctagctttgaaagatCTCACCCTCTCTTCAGTACGGTCCctaaagccacgcctcctctaaaaaacacacaaacgaGCACGGCCAAagcagagtctgcaaagcgtcatgcgttaaactacctcatgtctcaaagcacatgaCATTTCAATtataatgaacgtaaacaacttacagagctctgacttgtaccacctgactgctgcagattaatttcggCATTGATATTGTTGCTTATGCGTTAATCTGAATCCGAGGATGTGAACAGCTTCAAGTAGAATGTCGCGGGTTGCCATCTCGCAATTATGGTTCCACATGGCGTGAAAGCAGCATAAGCtcgttgttttggttcaggtgGAACTGTAAAAGCTGCTTTGTTTGCGGTGCTCTGTGACTGTctgtctacaactctgcataGCCGTGCTGATGTCGTGTGATGTCTGCATGAGAAGTATGCAAATACAtatgttgacaggcaggtagggCTTCATATCATTGCATTCGGAagaacattttttggtcctgagacttccacagaagacatatgtagatgttttaatatttagacctatctattattgattgctattaggatgtgaagagagtttcaaccagtataacaaaaagtgtttatgaaaaatattgcctaccctacctttaatctttgttttgtttatatgaCTGTTATTGTACTAGAAAGACTTTGGATTTGTTGCACCGGTGTATGGAGAAAGAATATAAGGtcggtatgttttttttttttaaatgtttttgaaagtagtctcttattttcaccaaggcttcatttatatgatcaaaaatacagtatattaaaaaaataattttgtgaaGTATTATTGCAGTTTAAAATTACTACATTTTcaatatatgtaatttattcctttgatacaaagctgaattttcagcattttttGTACTGCTTCAAATTATTGTAGATTTTTTTCAGGGttcattgatgaatagaaagtttaaaagaaccgCATTTAGTTGAATTAGAAATCtcttgtaacattataaatgtctttactgtcactttgatcaatttaatgcatccttcctGAATAAAAAagcttactgactccaaacttttaaacagtagtgtacatgATTATTTGAGGGTATAGAATTTACGATAATAATATTTCTGCTGACTTTAAGGAAATGACATTAAATTTGTCCCAATTTACTTATTCAAACTCTGTTGTTCTTGTCAGTGATTCCTCATTGCATGTTAGTCTAAAGAAATAGTTGTTTGTTTTCTTAATATTCCATCAAAATATATCACATTACTTTGTTACATTTAATGTATTGTGAACACCATTTTATGTTATATCTTTATTAGGTCCTTTTATTTAGAGCCCAGTATTTGTTTCAGGTGACCCGGTGGTACCCGGACCATCTGGCTGCTCAGTGCTACGGCTGTGAGAGAGGATTCTGGCTGGCCACTAGAAAGCACCACTGCAGGTTAGACAACATCACATACTACCACACAAAAAACACAGTCTTCTCTgtctgttaatttttttatttttttttctgtctctcaACATGTACCTCTTTTGGGGTTAGATACATTAGTGTTGACTCACTTTTCTTGATGTCTCTGGAAAACCTTATTTTTTCTCTCTAAAATTCCACTGGTCATCTAGTAAACAGAAATGTTTGGCGAAATGTTTCCTGATTGATTCTGAACTCATTACAGCAGCATTTGTAAACACAGCAGATTAAACAAACTGCCCAACTGTGAGGACTAGTACCCAACTGCCCGTTGAGTAAACAGCAGTATGGTTTCCTATTGAAGTTGTGCAAATATCAAGCATAGTTTCAGTTTTAGCAGCAGAAAGCTCTGTTGCAAAATACAGTGAGTGATTTGGAACACTCCCTCTAGGCAGCAACTTCCTGGCACACCAAATAGTGAAGTGCATGATAGATTGCAAAAGAGTCTGACATTAGTATGTTACTGATAAACTTAATAAACAATGCAGAGAAACATTGGGTGATAGCCCAATTTAACTTGTTGGAACTCTACTACTATAAATGGAAGTATTTGCAGGAGTTCTTTTCTGTAGTGCATGAAATATCATTTTAAGtcttttatatttcttttaacTCCCATCTGtcattttgaatgatttttGCCACAATGCCTTCTGTAAAAGTGTCTTTAGAATTTGGCCTAAAAACAAAGCCTTTATGTCAGGCCAATGATGCCTTCCAATGCTTTCTAGTTAGAAATCTCACTAGGTTTTACACTACTAGGATTTGAAGTTGATTTTTCCTCTTGTACCACAGAGGCAAGGAGCGTATGGAAGAGGTTTGGTGAGAATTGCTCTTTCTCTGTCGTTCTCAGGCACCTGTTAACCCTGCATCGCTTCAGAGTGACCTAACCTTCCTCTCTTCTCCTCCATCTCTTCATAGGGTTAAAGTGGGCTGTCTCTGTTATTGTCTAGGGGGGATTGTACAGGGAAGAACTGCACCATAGTAATTTCACAGGAACCAGAGGGCCAGTCTTCTATTCAtacactaatgttcaaaagtttgtggtcaataagattttttttttttttttaagaaatccatTAAAGcattaaatgcattattattattattattattattattatatattttcttctaaaaatgctgttcttttgaactttctagtcatcaaataatcctgaaataaaatgtagtttCCAAAAAcatctgaagcagcacaactgttttcaacattgatagtaataaaaatttgttcttgagctgcaaatcagcaaggatcatgtgacactgaagactggagtaatgatgctgaaaattcagctttgatcacaggaataaattacattttaaaatatatttattacaaatagaaatgttatttttaaattgtaataataatttttcacaaaataatgtttttgcttTATCTGTTTtgcttttgatcaaataaaagcagccttggtgagcagaagagacttctttccaGGTCAAATCTTACcggccccaaacttttgaacagaggTGTAAATAAACAATCTAATATTTTTAAGGACaaggaaaaataaaatttagCGAAAGTGTCAAATATGGACACTTGAAATCCCTTTCTAATGTTAATGTTTTCCTGCAGAAGATCCCTCGATAAATCAGTTTTTCATAACTATTTTCCAGCCTTTTCCAGACCCAAGACTATATTACATTTCCATATTTGAAAAATGATTTGTTTAGTCTCTTTGCATGTGAAATGAGTTAATAATGCACAGGCTTTGGTATGTAAATGAGCTTCATATGTTAATGTACTTGTGTTCCTGGCACCAGTATTGTGATGATTTGTGAATATACCTGCAGTATTTCTATATACTACATCAACCTTTATTTCATAAGTGCCATAAAGTCCTGTTTTCAGTGATATGGCCCAGGTAAAATGGAAGTCATGGAGATTCATGAATGGAAAACGTGATTGATTTTATGTAAAGCCTAATTTCTCTCTGTCATTGCagttgtgcatgtgtgtttgagtaTGATGGTATTATATGAAGGgctgcatgtttgtgtgtggatTGGTCATGTGTAACACACAGCACCTCTTCTCACTCGTTTGTGATTAATTAGATGTTTTTTTGCAGTAAGTCTGCATGTGTTTGGGCTTCATTTTGTCCAAACCTGAAGAAGCCCCTCCCACCCTTaacactttaacactgttgTTTCCTGTTCAGGACGTAATGGAGAATgttttaatatgtatatattttgtacaatgtttctagtaaaatatgtttaaattaggGCTGTTAGTATTTATTTGAGTAGCTTTCTTTGTGATCTCAGATTTGAAATGTGGTGATTCTACATAATAAGAataatttcaatttcaaaatagggcttttcacactgcgcttAACCCGGGGTTATCGTTGTTCTAAACACTGCatttaaccccgggtaaaggaGTGTTTCACATTTGTAATTTAGATGCGGGGTTAGCAGCGCTTTTTACCTGCTGTTAACCTCACGTTGCggtgccaaacttgtacagtgtgaaacgatGCGGTGTTAGAATGCTTAGCAACCGACAACCAATCACGTGCCTTATATTCACGCCCTTTCGGCAGACACAGAAACAGTCATATCCGTCTATGatagaaaaaaatgtcaaacgACGATGGAAAACACAACAATTTGAGTGAAGAAGAGACCAtcattcttacctttatagtTAGAAAAGTTCACTTAgaaaaacttgatattacagTCAGCATTGTGTAATATGAGGATGCACAATGCTAGAGcctttatgtaaacaggtcACATGCAGCGTTTATCCAGTCAGTGACACTGACACCACAAATATGCAGATAAGGActttaacccagggtttagatatgtacagtgtgaaacggCAGCTTATGAATATACAGGATTAACTGTTAACCCCGGGTATATTATGACTAGTATGAAAAGTGAataaagataacccaggattccatTTACCCGGGTTTAAGAATGACTCGGGGGTTAAATCTCAAGTGTGAAAGCCCTAATGTAGTGCATTCAGTTTGAATGCATTCAGATCCTCattattatttcaaattatagtgctttattattattaagtgaaATATATAGTGAAGATTTTATAAAAGTAGTGCATTCAGTTCTAATGCATTCAAGTCTtctcttaaagaaaaaaatgccttttattctAGGCAGTACTAGCTTAAATTATAAAAGGGATAATAAAGGTACTAAttctattttattctttttaaactCTGACTCGCTGTCTCTTTCTCTACTTTCCCGACCTTTACTGCCCCCTGcaggaattgtgggaatgtgtTCTGTGCCAGCTGTTGCGATCAGAAGATCCCGGTGCCAAGCCAGCAGTTGTTCGAGCCCAGTCGTGTGTGTAGGTCGTGTTTCAGCAACCTGCAGGCTCCTGCGTCGGCTCTGGAGATCGAGCTGGACAAACCCATCACGGCCAGCTCCAACTGATCCTATCCAACCGCCTGCACACGGACAACTGCTGAGGACCCACAGGACGAGATGGAGAAGGTCCAGAGACTGTTTTGTGGGGGTGAAGTCGCTTTTTTCCCACCCGAAAGGGAATCATGTATATATGGAACGATGTGGAACGCACAGAAAGTCGTCCAGAGAGGAGAGGAGGCTTAGCACTTTCAGATGGCGTTTGCAGAAGAGACATTTTGCGATTGAGAGCTTGTCTTCATTTGCGATGAAACTTGTCCTGTACCTGCTGCACAGAGGGAAGGTTTTTTCACCAACGGCCAGCGGACGGTGCGCTTCTGCGGCGCGCGAGAGTAGGATttcttccctcgtcatctcacAAAGATCAGATTATCAGTGGCGTCCCTAGGGATGCCATAGGGTGAAAGGTGCTTCTGGGACGAGTCCGCAAGATCCTAGCTTTGTTTTTGAGTCTTTCAACAATCTGCTTTGCAGAAACctgcttttttttcctttctttttgagGTTGCACAAGTGATTCTGGGTGCCACACAGCATTCAAACTTTCTAGGGTTTGAATGCACCAAATTTCCAGACTCTTGGTTAGTTACTCCAAAGTACTTTCTCAAATAGAAACCATTCACCTTCTCTCTAATGTTGACTGTATAGTGACAGGAAGTGATGTCAGCAAGAGGGCCACTGGAGGGCGCTGTTGTCTTTCTGATTTGCTGTGTGGATGTCGGCTGGTTTAGAGACCTTCTCactaatgctttttttttgtaacatacATGCGAGACAAATGAGATaatatattagaatgatatAAGAATGAGACGTATAGCATTTAAGATGAGAAATTGTATAGAATTCTTGAATAGTGGCTCACTAAATTAGTCACCAAATAAGTTGTGTTGTTTTCCCCAGTTGTAGCCATTTggggtttttctttttaatgtaTTTCTTATTTTTGTCCTTCTAGTGACGCTGGACAGTTGTATGTGGAGAGAGATGTATGTGATATGCTGCATTAGGGCCCCAgatgttattgtttttgttttgttttttctttgcgCTCTCAACACTTATTTATTATCAAGTTTATTTTGCTTGAACTGTTTGTTCAATCCTGACAATTGATCCACCACAGGATAATCAGTGTTGTTGGGCGTGAGCTGCCTTTGCACTGAAGATGAAGCCCCTTCCACACACATTTGAGAAATGCTGCACAAATCACAATCAAAATCTCGTTTGCTTCCCTTTCTATTTTATCTACTTTTTTTGGCCTCGATTTTATCAGCCAGAGTTCACCTGATAATAcattttctgtcatttactcacgtCATTCCAAACTGGTagactttttctttttctttgcaaaattctAAGAATCTTCATGAAACTCTTTTCCATATAATGACAGTTCATGGCGACTGCAAGTTTTACCGTATTGcatttgtctctttttttttttttttttgggcttgATGGATGTGATCACTATTATATGGAAAAGAGTTAAATGAAAAAGTAAAACTACAACGGCAAGCGAGTGAGTGACAAATGACAATTTGAATCGTTTGCGGTGAATTATAACCTTGACATTGGGCTCGCCAGCTGATGCTATAATGACGTGAGACCTGGAAGCTCCTGAGGGTTTAGTGCCGTGATGATGGGCGTTAATTCCTAAAGCTGATGACATCTGCTCCTCTTTGTAGAAGTCAGTGAAGGAGTGTTTTCTGTGTCACCGGTGCGACAGCTTTTGCATTAACGCCAATCCAtgaatgtgaatttttttttttgtttcccaGAAAGAGTAAATTCCATGGGTTTATATTTTGCACATTGGTAATCATCAGAAATACACTGTCGCAGATTTCTGTAAGAATTAAACAAAGTGGAATTCCAACTGAACTGACTCCTGGACTCATTTAACTGATCTGGCTGTATTTGTACTGCTTCATATACTGCTCTGAGTGACAGGCAAATGCAGTGTAAACAAAGATCCCCAAAGAACCCCTTTCACCTAAAATATTTACTTGGAAGCCCCCTTGAGACTgtaagtttacattttaataatgtaacaaCACATTCACATCATGTTCACAGTCTCTGATGTTAGTTAATGGTCACATGATAGACAggtaaacaattaaaatattaaatctttttagtatttttatttaaatgttttaattatatttttattgttgttgtttacaATTATACTttgattatattattaattttaacttATAAATTTGCTTTTCTTCAACCTTGTCACAAACACCCAGCTTGAGAAATCATGATTTATGAAACTGTCAATAACATCATCACACATGtgagaccttacataatgaaccgttataccttagaatgagccatttctatctacatacaccgcgGGTCTCCCTCCATGCCAAGTTGCCATTTTGCGCcgacatgtttctacagtaaccctaaacggacaaactccTCTACAGTGCGCTTTTCGTCACTGTTTGTTGGAGTTTTTAGAGGCAGTTTACATCGTCACTATTGAATACGCACAAAGAAGTTGAAGTAGTCGTCTGGTTTAATAGAAGCAGAGACCGTTCTTTGCTAGAAGTAAGAACATACATCATTTTTattgactggctactctctgctgtctcaaaCGAAGACATCTTTGTCTTTGCACCGTAGCTTCGCTATGTGTTTCGAAAAGGAGGCGTGAGTGCAATGCTGAGCCTTTGGTTGCAATTCGCTAGATGCTGCTTAAATTTACATACTGCACCATTAACAGTGCATCAATAATGCATTTAagcattgtatttatttcatgtttattcataCAGACCAtttatacattataaaaatgaatGCTTTTGTGTATGACCCCTTAAACAGCCTCGATACGCAAACAGTGTTTTGCAAAAGGGGTTGTTCCTATAAAGAAGCTTGAGAAATGAGACCAATAATACAAAAGCGTTGTGTAATAAATGAACCATGTTGCATGAATGGACCAGCAGTCAATAAGCATAGAAATTGCTCCAGTTGACATACTGTAGTGCTCATCACCTTGTTGTCTTAATTATgtgttttatatgaaatatgcaACTGTTGGAGCACTGTAAGTGTTATATTGCCCATTTCTAAATAAAGTAGACCTACTTTATATTTAATGCTTTGCTTACTCAGAAATACCtgacaacaataaaaaatgCACTTGTTGGCTATAGCCTTTGCATCAGAAATTGgccattatttaatttaattattcattGTCTTTCATCTGCCAAACGTTTAGCATTTCCAAACCTTTTGGATGCTCTTTCTTACCATTTGCTTCAGCTCCGCTGTCAAATCCCTCAATCCCAGCAGTTGGATGATGAATAGGTAACGGATGGAAAAGCCCGCGCTTTAGTGACCACGTGCTGTAGTTCTGACAGACCAAAAGAATGACTCAACGCCAGGAATTCGGTGTATGGCTCACACTTTAATAGTGCTCAATATAGTGTAATTTCTTTATACAAAAAGAAAGTTCAAGGTAAGCAGCCTTGTTAGTTGAAAAACATCGATTATCAATATTAAGGTAGTACATGACGGGACGTCCCAAGTCAGAATTCTCATGCGTTTGATATGATCACTCAGGCGTTTGGTTACAATTACCCATGAACTCGAAAAGCCTCTAATTGAGCTGTTTCATATTCCACGAGGAACGACAGAAGGTCTTCTACAAACCCACCGGACATTACACAGCTGAACAGGACGTCCGTTAACGCTAAAGCAGCAGACATTTCCAGAAGAGCCCCGCGGATTTGCTGCTGCGTGCGAGTGTGTCGACGAAAGCTTCGTTATTTCCAACAAAATACGATAAGTTCACTTGAACATCACAAGGACACTTGTAGCGAGAACATGACGTGTCTCTTTAAAAAGATTTACAAGCTCAAACTCTATTagcataaaaatatacaatgtgCAGTAGGTTCGATAATGTCAGTCAAATAGAGCTTAAAAAACTGGACAAACTGTAATTAAGAGCAGCCATATTGACTGTTTACCACATTAGCGTACAACATGGAAATAAAACCTTTTCTGTACTTTTCTGTAGGAAACCCATTTCAACTGTCTATACAAACAGTTTTATAGCATAAAAAATAGACTTCATAGCTTCATCAGTCAAGTTCCATTATAAAGATTGAAATAACCATATTTACAATGTGCTAGTCATGTGGTTAAAGGAATACTCCGGGATCAATATAAATCTACAGCATTTGGGGTTTGCTGTCGGTTACCACAGattatattttcaatttaacCAAAAATGGTGGTTACAGTAATATAATGAAAGTAGCCTACTTTTGTAATGCGAGATCACATTGATTCAATTTGTCAGCGCAGTTATATATCCAATATGATTATGTGAAGCCAGTAAATGTGGTAACAAGGATACAAGAATGAGCTTGtttacttgaaaaaaataatctagAGCAGTTCCAACCACTAAATGGACaatgaaatttatttatttatttattttttcctgttttattacaagttttctgaaatgtcGTGTTTATATATGgatcagtgacgtgatgggtctttttttttttttttggtccaaaggccttaataataataaaaaaacaaaaatatgacatCCACTGTATAAGCTAGTACAACTAGAtcacttttattgaatccaaaatgttttaattatattttgctacatataaaagtATCTTAAagatttttgaagtgtcaaaagatcattcagtttaaccgtccaaaggccaatacagccatttcatttgtgattaaaatatcttaaaatgtaataaatgtatatattttttatcctggcatgattttataacatcatagtgcaaatggtattaaaattatgtctagaagtcgttgctttgttatgagaaagaatgtccggaaaaattaatttcattgatgtcattcggagtaaccaatataaaggttttggatcaagtcatgcagtcgatatcatgtgacaggatgtgacatcctttagacacctgcaaaggaccacatgatcgtgaagcaaagtaactaaagtcctgtccaaatacccacattTGCGGTCTTTGCACTTCACCACTTGCCTACTCATATGacgtatttcctgtatttggctCAAGTGTTCAAGTGGGTGTGAAGACTGCAAGTGTATGTAGAACTTTTGATTACCCGATGGGACACACTTCTTGCAAAAAATCCAAGAGTTtacagagcttttttttttttttaattatttaaatgattattttcagtgctttgcatttttaaaatacacttcTAAATGTCTGTTCCGTGGTCGCTGAATACACAATATTAAAATTGTGGTGCTTCTTTAAGTGATAAAAAGCAGTTGCAAATGACATACAAAATACACACAGCCTACAAATCTTTGCATCAAATGTGcaacactttatattttactaccaaattatatgtattatataattaatttaacttacaGTTGAATGTTGAATAGCGCTCCGAAGCGGTATTCAAGGTAGTGTGGGTTTAGTGTGCATTAAGGGCATTGCACTTGGGCTTTTTTAAGACAGGGTACACTCTTGTGCACTTACTTCCTGTCGTGTGCATGCGCTTTCAAGTGGCCaagaccacaagtgtgggtatttggacaagGCTTAAGTCTCTCTTAACcatttgaaaaattaatgttcactcgctcatacgcatgtcacgaaacatcaggtcattcggtacaaccgctataaaacatggaaaatgttggaatattttaaaaacttgtactaaatataaaatgtttgattgttcttttgctagctagctagatatcaacCTGTTAAAAtcgtttgaaaatatcgtcattcggtaaaaccgaaattttggttaaaccgaatgacttttttggtgacaaattttgtataaaatgacaaaagcagtgttaattgtttataaaAGCCACAATCTCATTGTttacacttaataaaacttcaaaattaattatatctccattatggtttttacacatttaaaaacCTGATTCGCCAATGATCCATATACAAAAGAGACATTATCTTTATGTAATTAAATATGAGCTAATT encodes:
- the mtmr3 gene encoding myotubularin-related protein 3 isoform X1 translates to MEEEGQQSLECIQANQIFPRKPPVLEEDDLQVPFPELHGEFTEYVGRAEDAVIAMSSYRLHIKFKESVVNNCSCEVSVPLQLIESVECRDMFQLHITCKDCKVVRCQFSTFEQCQEWLKRLSAAVRPPSRIEELFSFAFHAWCVDLYTGEKEQHGDLCRPGDHVTSRFHNEVERMGFDTQNAWRISEINNKYKLCSSYPQLLLVPAWITDKELENVAAFRSWKRIPAVVYRHQSTGAVIARCGQPEVSWWGWRNADDEHLVQSIARACAVDSSTCKGVSNGSFSREYINGADLSDVDFDSSMTNSSEVETLAIQARKLLILDARSYAAAVANRAKGGGCECPEYYPNCEVVFMGMANIHSIRKSFQSLRFLCTQMPDPANWLSALESTKWLQHLSLLLKASLLVVNAVDRDQRPVLVHCSDGWDRTPQIAALAKLLLDPYYRTIEGFQVLVETEWLDFGHKFADRCGHGENAEDLNERCPVFLQWLDCVHQLQRQFPCSFEFNEAFLVKLVQHTYSCLFGTFLCNSGKEREDRHIQERTCSVWSLLRAANRSFRNMLYSSHSETVLHPVCHVRNLLLWTAVYLPSSSPTTPSDDSCAPYPAPGTNPEDQPLGRRPKTRSFDNLPSACEVGNPLTSNRRSSDPSLNEKWQDHRRSLEINIGTGAEGAVSADPDERVNGQNVVGIMEPLTSGGTENGEGLGDVRLPMVEGVDEAELTVGVAMGQMENILQEATKDESAPDSRRDAKTDRTNRQIDDIAHSEEGSSAIDDAQESKIKGLGDGNVNGHCSEDGNSEASSAISQDTSGNQDSEEVALEKCMIQEYNPSCSTTDFPSNGLRTLSNGHGVERPPGREVVEQRLSLLESSTETLTEDFGVRPESLAPLIIPPPLKALAESSCLKQGLRAAADPQGAPRTLNNTPKRPSLSAFPPSTDLLHSVCNGDSPDPEPSTPRTNGERATLSRQVSLASCGSLTLHARGTCSHHRCLHLGFLGRPSFSPPEPPSARNHLDDDGLTLHTDAVQQRLRQIEAGHQLEVEALKRQVQELWSRLESHQAAGMLRLNGDMGDEVTSIADSDFNLEPNCLSRCSTELFSEASWEQVDKQDTETLDLLHRCMEKEYKVTRWYPDHLAAQCYGCERGFWLATRKHHCRGKERMEEVWNCGNVFCASCCDQKIPVPSQQLFEPSRVCRSCFSNLQAPASALEIELDKPITASSN